A portion of the Corynebacterium heidelbergense genome contains these proteins:
- a CDS encoding DUF6263 family protein, which translates to MNAARTKRIAAAALVALSGFAAACSDNPSKDSAPVSAPVDGVNVQLISPGEDPTEPLVWFASDGEQSVTFSATKGLAQRTESSDPRSGSSSENSSASPTPSNGPQAPGVDAVPYQETTMLLPLTASVDSDGKTRTTKVTVGTPTGDNEQRNADIATAKGFVMTTQSTVDGRPQTRSFAAPESASTSARAGVEESLTQMNQLPLVFPAEPVGRGAQWKVSSRVDDGVSMQQTTTYTLLERQGSTVTLDVDIQRKPAVASLPGTDLEVQDVHSSSSGQVTLDLTRALPTQGHITVTTDVTYGKQGSPTRVVQTSTGKSQWQPTRP; encoded by the coding sequence GTGAACGCAGCCCGCACGAAGCGCATTGCCGCAGCCGCCCTTGTGGCGCTGTCGGGGTTTGCCGCCGCCTGCTCGGATAACCCAAGTAAGGACTCCGCGCCCGTGAGCGCGCCGGTGGACGGCGTGAACGTCCAGCTAATCTCCCCCGGCGAGGATCCCACGGAACCGCTGGTGTGGTTTGCTTCCGACGGTGAACAATCCGTCACTTTCTCCGCGACCAAGGGCCTAGCCCAGCGCACCGAGAGCTCTGATCCGAGGTCGGGCTCGAGCTCCGAGAACAGCAGTGCGTCACCGACACCGTCGAACGGTCCCCAGGCCCCGGGCGTGGACGCCGTGCCCTACCAGGAAACCACGATGCTGCTACCGCTCACCGCCAGCGTGGACAGCGACGGGAAAACACGCACCACCAAGGTGACGGTGGGCACGCCCACCGGCGACAATGAGCAGCGCAACGCCGACATCGCTACCGCCAAGGGCTTCGTGATGACCACCCAGTCCACCGTTGACGGCCGCCCGCAAACTCGCTCCTTCGCCGCCCCCGAGTCTGCATCGACCAGTGCGCGGGCCGGGGTGGAGGAATCCCTGACGCAGATGAACCAACTTCCCCTGGTCTTCCCCGCCGAACCGGTGGGCCGCGGGGCCCAGTGGAAGGTCTCGAGCCGGGTAGACGATGGTGTTTCCATGCAACAGACCACCACGTACACCTTGTTGGAGCGGCAGGGTTCCACCGTCACGCTGGACGTGGACATTCAACGCAAACCTGCGGTGGCGAGCCTGCCCGGGACGGATCTAGAGGTACAAGACGTCCACAGTTCCTCTTCGGGGCAGGTGACCCTCGACCTCACCCGAGCGCTTCCGACTCAGGGCCACATCACCGTGACTACGGACGTGACCTATGGCAAGCAAGGCAGCCCCACAAGGGTCGTGCAGACCAGCACCGGGAAGTCCCAGTGGCAGCCCACCCGGCCCTAG
- a CDS encoding amino acid permease, whose amino-acid sequence MAQPESARHTAPPNTSNGSFLTADQDGYHKGLTTRHIQMIAIGSAIGTGLFLGAGGRLASAGPSLILAYLVCGFFAFLVLRAVGELVLHRPSSGAVVSYSREFLGESPAYFIGWIYFLCWALTGIADTTAIATYLRFWPIFQSIPQWVLAFAALLVVLALNTISVKVFGEMEFWFSLLKVVAIIAFLCVGLYFVLTGHVVEGQAAGLHNITSHGGWFPNGLLPMAFVTSGVIFAYYGIEIVATAAGETKDAKHEMPRAVNNVVWRIIVFYCGSVFLLSMLLPYTAYSSGESPFVTFFSKVGVSQIGDVMNFVVITAALSSLNAGLYSTGRIIRTMAHAGAAPERLAKMNSHGVPFGGIVLTSAVIVIGVVINYLNPGKAFDIAMNMVAVTIVLVWSFLLICQMRLKAAADKGLVERPSFRMPLSPFSNWVTLAFLAAVMVLIAVGDDIGRWTVIAAVPVLGLIAAGWFLVRNRIDRRRSEHEAGELEPTAV is encoded by the coding sequence ATGGCACAACCAGAATCGGCGCGGCACACCGCACCGCCGAACACCTCCAACGGTTCTTTCCTCACGGCAGACCAGGACGGATACCACAAGGGGCTCACCACCCGGCACATCCAGATGATCGCCATTGGTTCCGCTATCGGAACCGGGCTCTTCCTCGGCGCCGGTGGTCGGCTCGCATCTGCGGGCCCCTCCCTCATCCTCGCCTACCTCGTGTGCGGCTTTTTCGCCTTCCTCGTGCTCCGCGCGGTTGGCGAACTCGTCCTCCACCGGCCCAGTTCTGGGGCCGTGGTGAGCTACAGCCGCGAGTTCCTCGGGGAATCCCCGGCGTACTTTATCGGCTGGATCTATTTTCTGTGCTGGGCGTTGACCGGCATTGCGGATACCACCGCCATTGCAACGTACTTGCGATTCTGGCCGATCTTCCAATCGATCCCACAGTGGGTGCTGGCATTTGCCGCGCTGCTCGTTGTCCTGGCCCTCAACACCATTTCGGTGAAGGTCTTCGGCGAGATGGAGTTCTGGTTCTCCCTGTTGAAGGTCGTTGCGATCATCGCCTTCCTGTGCGTCGGCCTGTACTTCGTGCTGACCGGCCACGTCGTCGAAGGCCAGGCGGCTGGGCTGCACAACATCACGAGCCACGGCGGCTGGTTCCCCAATGGGTTGCTGCCCATGGCGTTCGTGACCTCCGGCGTGATCTTCGCCTACTACGGCATCGAGATCGTTGCCACGGCCGCCGGGGAAACCAAGGACGCTAAGCACGAGATGCCGCGCGCCGTGAACAACGTCGTCTGGCGCATCATCGTCTTCTACTGCGGCTCTGTGTTCCTGCTGTCCATGCTGCTGCCCTACACGGCATACTCCAGCGGCGAATCCCCGTTCGTCACGTTCTTCTCCAAGGTGGGCGTGTCCCAGATCGGGGACGTGATGAACTTCGTGGTCATCACCGCCGCCCTGTCCTCGCTCAACGCCGGGCTGTATTCGACGGGCCGCATCATCCGGACGATGGCCCACGCCGGTGCTGCGCCGGAACGTCTGGCCAAGATGAATTCGCACGGTGTGCCCTTCGGCGGGATCGTGCTGACGTCCGCCGTCATCGTCATCGGGGTGGTGATCAACTACCTCAACCCCGGCAAGGCCTTCGATATCGCCATGAATATGGTCGCGGTGACCATCGTGCTGGTTTGGTCCTTCCTGCTGATTTGCCAGATGCGGCTGAAGGCCGCTGCCGACAAAGGCCTGGTGGAGCGGCCGAGCTTCCGGATGCCGTTGTCCCCCTTCTCCAACTGGGTGACCCTGGCCTTCCTCGCCGCGGTGATGGTACTCATCGCCGTGGGCGACGACATCGGACGGTGGACCGTGATCGCGGCTGTACCGGTACTTGGGCTCATTGCCGCCGGGTGGTTTCTGGTGCGCAACCGCATCGACCGTCGGCGTTCCGAGCACGAAGCTGGCGAGCTGGAGCCCACTGCGGTGTAA
- a CDS encoding DNA polymerase IV, with product MPRWVAHIDMDAFYASVEQLTRPTLRGRPVLVGGSGGRGVVAGASYEARAYGARSAMPMGQAIRLCRSKAVVVRPRAVVYAAASERIFQVLREHSGIVEQLSVDEGFAEPKVETAEQARRWAEQLQGAVEEETGLPCSIGLAHTKMDAKMASDIAKPHGITVVTDREELFYPRPVGEVWGIGKVAQSRLRALGVRTIGQLVAMDPRDVEATLGSVGLEIQRMAAGHDERPVAPRGRAKQISAERTLATDARTYAEAVDVLEQTAQHAHRRLLRDGRAARTVTVKTRSADFSLHTKSSTLGVPTDNLPVLLAAARQLLSRPEDTGAIRLVGVGFSGLVDNRQEALFPDLGTAGVAAPGGEGALVSAVTPGGEGESVSAPEPPPIAVPGVAVDPQLTSGSPANYSGTPTPTVNPAASPTRWEATRDVYHPDYGHGWVQGSGVGRVTVRFETRATGPGRIVTFPVEDEKLRFADPLDSLAWG from the coding sequence ATGCCTCGCTGGGTCGCCCACATCGACATGGATGCGTTCTACGCCTCCGTGGAGCAGTTGACCCGGCCCACTTTGCGCGGCCGCCCCGTCCTCGTCGGAGGATCGGGCGGCCGCGGTGTCGTTGCCGGCGCCTCCTACGAGGCCCGGGCCTACGGGGCCCGCAGTGCCATGCCCATGGGGCAGGCCATCCGCCTGTGCCGGTCGAAAGCCGTGGTGGTGCGCCCCCGCGCCGTCGTCTACGCGGCCGCCTCGGAGCGGATCTTCCAGGTGCTCCGGGAACACTCCGGTATCGTCGAACAGCTTTCGGTGGACGAGGGCTTCGCCGAACCGAAGGTGGAGACCGCAGAGCAGGCCCGGCGGTGGGCCGAACAGTTGCAGGGGGCGGTGGAGGAAGAAACGGGGCTGCCCTGTTCCATTGGTCTGGCGCACACCAAGATGGACGCCAAGATGGCCAGCGATATCGCCAAGCCCCACGGCATCACGGTGGTGACCGATCGAGAAGAGCTGTTCTACCCGCGACCAGTGGGGGAGGTGTGGGGGATTGGAAAGGTCGCGCAGTCCCGTCTGCGGGCTTTGGGGGTGCGCACTATCGGGCAGCTCGTCGCCATGGATCCCCGGGACGTGGAAGCCACCCTCGGGTCCGTGGGCCTGGAAATCCAGCGCATGGCCGCGGGGCACGACGAGCGGCCGGTGGCGCCCCGCGGGCGGGCCAAGCAGATCAGCGCGGAGCGCACCCTGGCCACGGATGCCCGCACCTACGCAGAGGCCGTGGACGTGCTGGAACAGACCGCACAGCATGCCCACCGGCGGTTGCTGAGGGACGGGCGGGCGGCGCGCACCGTCACAGTAAAGACCCGCTCGGCAGACTTCAGCCTGCACACAAAGTCCAGCACGCTCGGGGTGCCGACGGATAACTTGCCGGTCCTGCTGGCCGCCGCACGCCAGTTGCTGAGCCGACCGGAAGATACTGGCGCCATTCGCCTCGTCGGGGTGGGGTTCTCCGGCCTCGTGGACAATCGGCAGGAGGCTCTGTTTCCGGATTTGGGAACGGCGGGAGTGGCCGCGCCGGGCGGGGAGGGGGCGTTGGTGAGCGCAGTTACGCCGGGCGGGGAGGGCGAGTCGGTGAGCGCCCCGGAGCCACCCCCCATCGCGGTGCCAGGGGTTGCGGTGGATCCCCAACTCACCTCCGGAAGTCCCGCGAACTACTCCGGCACCCCCACACCCACGGTGAACCCGGCTGCATCACCGACGCGGTGGGAAGCCACCCGGGACGTCTACCACCCGGACTACGGCCATGGGTGGGTGCAGGGTTCTGGGGTGGGCCGCGTGACAGTGCGCTTTGAAACGCGGGCCACCGGGCCCGGCCGAATTGTCACCTTCCCGGTAGAGGACGAAAAGCTCCGCTTCGCGGATCCCCTGGACAGCTTGGCCTGGGGTTAG
- a CDS encoding asparaginase has protein sequence MLLATGGTIACTQDSHGDLRPTLGGRGVLKNAGVDTNSEHQEIRVVDVAQLDSSALTLSDIDRILAAIAGARDQGADRVIVTHGTDTLEETAMAADRLLQPGAPVIFTGAQRPADDCAPDGPANLRAALDIPLGKHTRPVVCFGGQIVPAYGATKNHTTADAGFGCAYDPRIEGPAPAPLGQLAPLAGLRVDIVPAYAGADGSAVDPAADGLVVVALGSGNIPPAMRGTLDRFAGPIVVCSRVPAGGVHFRYGGPGGGAELQRAGVRSGGTLRPAQARIKLLCELAVERQRNRSSAGAPTH, from the coding sequence GTGCTCCTGGCAACCGGCGGAACCATCGCGTGCACACAGGATTCCCACGGGGATCTGCGGCCCACACTAGGTGGGAGGGGCGTCCTAAAAAATGCAGGGGTAGATACGAATTCAGAGCACCAAGAGATCCGGGTCGTTGACGTGGCCCAACTGGACTCGTCCGCACTCACCCTGTCGGATATCGATCGCATCCTCGCGGCGATCGCCGGGGCCCGTGACCAGGGTGCTGATCGGGTGATTGTGACCCATGGAACGGACACTTTGGAGGAAACGGCAATGGCCGCCGACCGGTTACTTCAACCGGGCGCGCCCGTGATCTTCACCGGGGCACAGCGTCCCGCCGATGACTGTGCGCCCGACGGGCCCGCGAATCTGCGGGCAGCCCTGGACATCCCCCTGGGCAAGCACACTCGGCCGGTGGTCTGCTTCGGGGGCCAGATCGTCCCCGCCTACGGCGCGACCAAGAACCACACCACCGCAGACGCTGGTTTCGGGTGTGCCTACGACCCCCGCATCGAGGGCCCCGCGCCGGCACCACTGGGGCAGTTGGCACCACTAGCCGGGCTACGCGTGGATATCGTGCCGGCCTACGCAGGTGCCGACGGGTCCGCCGTGGACCCGGCCGCCGATGGGCTCGTCGTCGTCGCGCTGGGCTCCGGCAATATCCCCCCGGCGATGCGCGGGACGTTGGACCGCTTTGCCGGTCCTATCGTTGTGTGTTCCCGAGTTCCCGCCGGAGGGGTCCACTTCCGCTACGGGGGACCGGGGGGTGGTGCCGAGCTGCAGCGAGCGGGTGTGCGCTCCGGGGGCACCCTGCGCCCCGCTCAGGCTCGCATCAAGTTGCTGTGCGAGCTAGCCGTGGAGCGACAGAGAAACCGTTCGTCGGCGGGCGCGCCGACGCACTAA
- a CDS encoding DivIVA domain-containing protein — MPLTPADVHNVAFSKPPIGKRGYNEDEVDQFLDLVEDTLAELQDENADLKLRVEELSSGASSAPAAAAAPAQPKVDEAQLRREIRAQVESEVRAEVEKSAAARSEQNQQSNTKLISQYESKVREAEDRVRAAEERARKAEAEAAEARKAAQSSAASADSQQRSAAASAPTEGAATADTHMQAARVLSLAQEMADRLTSDAKAESSSMLADARAEAKRTVDEANSTSQNQLNEARTRSESMLADAKQKSDSQLADAKQRSETMISDATAQSQAQIRQAQERANALQQDAERKHSEIMATVKKQQTALEARIEELRTYEREYRTRLKTFLESQLEELNSRGTAAPTGSIGSEGGRN; from the coding sequence ATGCCCCTTACACCAGCTGACGTACACAACGTAGCTTTCAGCAAGCCACCGATTGGCAAGCGCGGGTACAACGAGGACGAGGTAGACCAGTTCCTCGATCTGGTCGAGGACACCCTCGCCGAACTGCAAGACGAGAATGCCGATCTGAAGCTACGCGTAGAGGAACTCAGCTCAGGTGCTTCCTCCGCTCCCGCCGCAGCCGCCGCCCCTGCACAACCGAAGGTGGACGAGGCACAACTGCGCCGAGAGATCCGGGCACAGGTCGAATCCGAGGTTCGCGCCGAGGTGGAGAAGTCCGCCGCAGCGCGCAGCGAGCAGAACCAGCAGTCCAACACCAAGCTCATTTCCCAGTACGAGTCCAAGGTGCGCGAGGCCGAGGATCGTGTGCGGGCTGCGGAAGAGCGGGCTCGCAAGGCCGAGGCCGAGGCAGCGGAGGCCCGCAAGGCCGCCCAGTCCAGCGCGGCTTCTGCGGATTCCCAGCAGCGTTCCGCCGCCGCCTCCGCCCCCACGGAGGGCGCGGCCACGGCCGATACCCACATGCAGGCCGCTCGCGTGCTGTCCCTGGCCCAGGAGATGGCCGACCGGCTTACATCCGATGCCAAGGCAGAGTCCTCCTCCATGCTCGCCGACGCACGCGCCGAGGCTAAGCGAACGGTGGACGAGGCCAATTCCACGTCCCAGAACCAGCTCAATGAGGCCCGGACTCGCTCCGAGTCCATGCTGGCGGATGCCAAGCAGAAGTCCGATTCCCAGCTCGCCGACGCCAAGCAGCGTTCGGAGACCATGATTTCGGACGCCACCGCCCAGTCGCAGGCCCAGATCCGCCAGGCCCAGGAGCGCGCCAACGCCCTGCAGCAGGATGCCGAGCGCAAGCACTCCGAGATCATGGCGACGGTGAAAAAGCAGCAGACCGCCCTGGAAGCCCGCATCGAGGAGCTGCGCACCTACGAGCGCGAGTACCGCACCCGCTTGAAGACGTTCCTGGAATCCCAGTTGGAGGAACTCAACAGCCGCGGGACCGCCGCGCCCACCGGGTCCATCGGATCCGAGGGCGGGCGCAACTAG
- the lspA gene encoding signal peptidase II, which produces MKHRRCTATALTLMSAVVLIDQVSKLWAVHALTPDKPLPVLGEWFRLYLVRNPGAAFSMGTQVTIVFSLIQLAAVILCLVLSLRSRSMWSALSIGLIGGGAAGNLLDRIFRSPGGMHGHVVDFFSFWSFAVFNVADSAITVGVAVYLLYSLVVEPARTRQVAVAAEGHGDLSVEGGAAAPAGGKKEVHG; this is translated from the coding sequence GTGAAACACCGCCGCTGCACCGCCACCGCCCTGACGTTGATGTCTGCGGTGGTGTTGATCGACCAGGTCAGCAAACTGTGGGCCGTCCACGCTCTTACGCCGGACAAGCCCCTGCCGGTGCTCGGTGAGTGGTTCCGCCTCTACCTTGTGCGCAACCCTGGGGCGGCCTTCTCTATGGGCACTCAGGTCACGATCGTGTTCTCGCTCATCCAACTGGCAGCGGTCATCCTCTGCTTAGTGTTGTCGCTACGCAGCCGCTCGATGTGGTCCGCGTTGAGTATCGGTCTCATCGGTGGGGGAGCGGCGGGGAACCTGCTGGACCGCATCTTCCGCTCGCCGGGCGGAATGCATGGCCATGTGGTGGACTTCTTCAGCTTCTGGAGCTTTGCCGTCTTCAACGTCGCAGATTCCGCGATCACTGTGGGGGTGGCGGTGTACCTGCTCTACTCCCTCGTGGTGGAACCGGCCCGCACCCGCCAGGTGGCAGTGGCTGCCGAGGGGCACGGGGACCTGTCCGTCGAAGGGGGAGCGGCGGCGCCCGCCGGTGGGAAAAAGGAGGTGCACGGCTAA
- the ileS gene encoding isoleucine--tRNA ligase, protein MNTPAGGAYPREDMTGGSNSFPTMEQEVLAYWAEDETFAQSIAQREGQPEYVFYDGPPFANGLPHYGHLLTGYVKDIVPRYQTMRGKKVSRVFGWDCHGLPAELEAEKQLGISDRSQVEEMGMAEFNNYCASSVLRYTDEWKAYVTRQARWVDFDNGYKTMDLDFMESVMWAFKTLYDKGLIYQGFRVLPYSWAEHTPLSNQETKLDDSYKMRQDPTLTVTFPITGVREGSQADRDLVGAYALAWTTTPWTLPSHLALAVNPSVTYALVRSGEQRYLLAKDLVGSYAKELGEDHEILRELPGSELVGLTYTPPFSYFADHPNAFQILAADYVTVEDGTGIVHQAPAFGEDDMDTCARADIDLVIPVDTDGKFTEQVPDYAGQLVFDANKNIIRDLKQAGRVFQHKTIEHSYPHSWRSGEPLIYMALPSWFVAVTKFRDRMVQLNYEGIEWIPAHMRDGQFGKWLEGARDWNISRNRYWGSPIPVWVSDSAEYPRVDVYGSLAELERDFGERPASLHRPDIDKLTRPNPDDPTGQSTMRRVPEVLDCWFESGSMPFAQKHYPFENKEWFDTHSPADFIVEYSGQSRGWFYTLHVLATALFDRPAFTTVVAHGIVLGDDGLKMSKSKGNYPDVNEVFDRDGSDAMRWFLMGSPILRGGNLIVTEQGIREGVRQAMLPMWNAYSFLRLYASTPAQRSTTSDNVLDQYILAKLREVVASITDHMDRTDIAAATDDIRQFCDALTNWYVRRSRERFWAGDQVHPEAFATLYTVLETLTRITAPLLPMTSEVIWRGLTGGRSVHLTDWPSATELPENPQLVAAMDKVRAISSAASSLRKAHKLRNRLPLPMLTVALPDARDLAQFQDILGDEVNVQRVELTEDVAAVGRYDVVVNARVAGPRLGRDVQRVIKAVKAGNYEVDADGAVVADGIALTEGEYTRRLVATDPDHTAEIPGYPGLVVLDTTTTEELEAKGWAADRVRALQDARKAAGLEVSDRITVTMSVPENMLAWAERHREYIAGEVLATEFSVSTDQQLPVDLADGCSAEISRS, encoded by the coding sequence ATGAACACGCCCGCAGGCGGGGCGTACCCGCGCGAGGACATGACCGGCGGTTCCAATTCCTTCCCCACCATGGAACAGGAGGTGCTGGCGTACTGGGCTGAGGATGAGACCTTCGCCCAGTCCATCGCGCAGCGCGAGGGCCAGCCGGAATATGTCTTCTACGACGGGCCCCCTTTCGCCAACGGTCTGCCGCACTACGGCCACCTGCTCACCGGATACGTCAAGGACATCGTGCCGCGCTATCAGACAATGCGCGGCAAGAAGGTCTCCCGCGTCTTCGGCTGGGACTGCCACGGCCTGCCCGCCGAGCTGGAGGCGGAAAAGCAGCTAGGGATCTCCGATCGCTCCCAGGTGGAGGAGATGGGGATGGCGGAGTTCAACAACTACTGTGCCTCCAGCGTCCTGCGTTACACCGACGAATGGAAGGCCTACGTTACTCGTCAGGCCCGGTGGGTGGACTTCGACAACGGCTACAAGACGATGGACCTGGACTTCATGGAGTCCGTCATGTGGGCCTTCAAAACCCTTTACGACAAGGGGTTGATCTACCAGGGCTTCCGCGTCCTGCCGTACTCCTGGGCCGAGCACACTCCGCTGTCCAACCAGGAGACCAAGCTCGACGATTCCTACAAGATGCGCCAGGATCCCACCCTGACGGTCACCTTCCCCATCACCGGGGTGCGCGAGGGCTCCCAGGCGGACCGGGACCTCGTGGGCGCCTACGCTCTGGCCTGGACTACAACCCCCTGGACCTTGCCGAGCCACCTGGCCCTAGCCGTCAACCCCAGCGTCACCTACGCCCTGGTCCGCTCCGGCGAGCAGCGCTACCTTCTGGCCAAGGACCTCGTCGGCTCCTATGCCAAGGAGCTGGGGGAGGACCACGAGATCCTGCGCGAGCTCCCGGGCAGCGAGCTTGTCGGCCTGACCTACACCCCGCCGTTTAGTTACTTCGCCGACCACCCCAACGCCTTCCAGATCCTCGCCGCGGATTACGTCACCGTGGAGGATGGCACCGGCATCGTCCACCAAGCCCCCGCCTTCGGTGAGGACGACATGGACACCTGCGCCCGGGCCGACATCGACCTCGTCATCCCCGTGGACACGGACGGCAAATTCACCGAACAGGTCCCTGATTACGCCGGCCAGCTCGTCTTTGATGCCAACAAGAACATCATCAGGGACCTCAAGCAGGCCGGGAGGGTCTTCCAGCACAAGACCATCGAGCACTCCTACCCGCACTCCTGGCGCTCCGGGGAGCCGCTGATCTACATGGCGCTGCCCTCCTGGTTCGTGGCCGTGACGAAGTTCCGGGACCGGATGGTCCAGCTCAACTACGAGGGGATCGAGTGGATCCCCGCCCACATGCGCGACGGCCAATTCGGCAAGTGGCTGGAGGGTGCCCGGGACTGGAACATTTCCCGCAACCGCTACTGGGGTTCCCCCATCCCAGTGTGGGTCTCCGACTCGGCCGAGTACCCCCGGGTGGATGTCTACGGCTCCCTCGCGGAGCTGGAGCGGGACTTCGGCGAGCGACCGGCCAGCCTGCACCGCCCGGACATCGACAAGCTGACCCGCCCCAACCCGGACGACCCCACCGGCCAGTCCACGATGCGGCGCGTACCGGAGGTGCTGGACTGCTGGTTTGAATCCGGCTCCATGCCGTTTGCCCAGAAGCACTACCCCTTCGAGAACAAGGAGTGGTTCGACACGCACTCCCCGGCGGACTTCATTGTGGAGTACTCGGGGCAATCCCGGGGCTGGTTCTACACACTGCACGTCCTGGCGACCGCTCTGTTCGACCGCCCGGCGTTTACCACGGTCGTGGCCCACGGCATCGTCCTTGGCGATGACGGCCTGAAGATGTCCAAGTCCAAGGGCAACTACCCGGACGTCAACGAGGTGTTCGACCGCGACGGCTCCGACGCGATGCGCTGGTTCCTCATGGGATCCCCCATCCTGCGCGGCGGCAACCTCATCGTCACGGAGCAGGGCATCCGCGAGGGCGTGCGCCAGGCCATGCTGCCGATGTGGAACGCCTACTCCTTCCTGAGGCTCTACGCCTCCACCCCCGCGCAGCGCAGCACTACCTCCGACAATGTGCTGGACCAATACATCCTGGCGAAGTTGCGCGAGGTGGTGGCGTCCATAACAGACCATATGGACCGGACGGACATCGCCGCAGCTACCGATGACATCCGGCAGTTCTGCGACGCCCTGACGAACTGGTACGTCCGCCGTTCCCGGGAGCGGTTCTGGGCCGGTGACCAGGTACATCCGGAGGCCTTTGCCACTCTCTACACGGTGCTGGAGACGCTGACGCGGATTACCGCCCCCTTGCTGCCGATGACGAGCGAGGTCATCTGGCGCGGGTTGACCGGCGGGCGCTCCGTGCACCTGACCGATTGGCCCAGCGCCACCGAACTGCCGGAGAATCCACAGTTGGTGGCCGCCATGGATAAGGTTCGCGCGATCAGCTCCGCCGCGTCCTCGCTGCGCAAGGCCCACAAGCTGCGGAACCGTTTGCCGTTGCCCATGCTCACGGTCGCTCTTCCGGACGCCAGGGACCTCGCGCAATTCCAGGACATCCTCGGCGACGAGGTTAACGTCCAGCGGGTGGAGCTGACCGAGGACGTCGCCGCGGTGGGACGTTACGACGTGGTGGTCAACGCCCGCGTCGCGGGACCGCGGCTGGGCCGAGACGTGCAGCGGGTCATCAAGGCGGTCAAGGCCGGAAACTACGAGGTGGACGCCGACGGGGCCGTGGTGGCGGACGGAATCGCCCTGACCGAGGGGGAGTACACCCGGCGGCTCGTAGCCACCGACCCGGACCACACCGCGGAGATCCCCGGCTACCCCGGCCTGGTGGTGCTGGATACCACCACCACCGAGGAGCTGGAGGCTAAGGGCTGGGCGGCGGATCGGGTGCGTGCCCTCCAGGACGCTCGCAAGGCCGCCGGACTGGAGGTGAGCGACCGGATCACGGTGACGATGAGCGTGCCTGAAAACATGCTGGCCTGGGCTGAGAGGCACCGGGAGTACATCGCCGGGGAGGTGCTGGCCACCGAGTTTAGCGTGAGCACGGACCAACAGCTGCCGGTGGACCTTGCCGATGGGTGCAGCGCGGAGATCTCGCGCAGCTAA
- a CDS encoding RluA family pseudouridine synthase, giving the protein MRESKMLPVPDGLAGLRVDAGLSKLLGLSRTVTAQLAEAGEVRQDGVVVGKSARLLPGSWLDVLLPEPQRDLAAEPPREVEGMDILFSDDDVICVDKPVGVAAHPTLGWEGPTVTSGLAAAGFRISTSGPPERKGIVQRLDVGTSGVMIVAASERAYTQLKRAFRNREVTKTYHALVQGHPDPSAGTIDAPIGRHHSAGWRFAVREDGKHAVTHYETLEAHRQASLLRVRLETGRTHQIRVHFEALHHPLCGDPMYGSDPELNALLGLNRQWLHAVSLGFTHPSGQWMTVKSPYPEDLDRALTRLREANGG; this is encoded by the coding sequence ATGCGGGAATCCAAGATGCTCCCCGTCCCCGACGGTTTGGCGGGCCTGCGGGTGGACGCGGGCCTATCCAAGCTACTGGGTCTGTCCCGAACCGTCACCGCCCAGTTGGCGGAGGCCGGGGAGGTCCGCCAGGACGGCGTGGTCGTCGGCAAGTCCGCCCGCCTGCTGCCCGGTTCCTGGCTGGACGTCCTCCTGCCCGAGCCGCAACGCGATCTCGCTGCGGAGCCGCCCAGGGAAGTGGAGGGCATGGACATCCTCTTCTCGGATGACGACGTCATCTGCGTGGACAAGCCCGTGGGCGTTGCGGCCCACCCCACCCTCGGCTGGGAGGGACCGACGGTGACCTCCGGTCTGGCCGCCGCGGGTTTTCGGATCTCCACCTCCGGCCCCCCGGAGCGCAAGGGAATCGTGCAACGACTGGATGTGGGAACCTCCGGGGTCATGATCGTGGCCGCCAGCGAGCGGGCCTATACCCAGCTCAAGCGTGCTTTTCGCAACCGGGAGGTCACCAAGACGTACCACGCCCTCGTCCAGGGGCATCCCGATCCTTCCGCGGGGACGATCGACGCCCCCATCGGCCGTCACCACTCCGCCGGTTGGCGCTTCGCGGTGCGGGAGGACGGTAAACACGCGGTGACCCACTACGAAACGCTAGAGGCCCATCGGCAGGCCAGCTTGTTGCGGGTGCGCCTGGAAACGGGCCGTACCCACCAGATCCGCGTGCACTTCGAGGCACTCCACCACCCGCTGTGCGGCGATCCGATGTATGGCTCGGACCCGGAGCTTAACGCCCTGCTGGGGTTGAACCGGCAGTGGTTGCACGCTGTGTCCCTGGGGTTTACTCATCCCAGCGGCCAGTGGATGACGGTAAAATCGCCCTACCCGGAGGATCTGGATCGGGCGCTTACCCGGTTGAGGGAGGCCAACGGTGGTTAA